Proteins encoded by one window of Salvia splendens isolate huo1 chromosome 14, SspV2, whole genome shotgun sequence:
- the LOC121764813 gene encoding cyclin-dependent kinase D-3-like: MDQLLPKKVADRYLKREVLGEGTYGVVYKAIDTQTGQVVAIKKIRLGKQKEGVNFTALREIKLLKELKDPNIIELIDAFPHKGNLNLVFEFMETDLEAVIRDRNIVLSPADIKSYIQMTLKGLSFVHRKWVLHRDMKPNNLLIEPGGQLKLADFGLARIFGSPDRKFTHQVFARWYRAPELLFGAKQYGPGVDVWAAACIFAELLLRRPFLQGNSDIDQLGKIFATFGTPKPSQWSDMVYLPDYVEYQHVPGQPLRTLFPMASDDCLDLLGKMFMYDPKARISAQQALEHRYFSSIPPPTEPALLPRPPPKKEPFNPNVSEFNPLVGPTVLSPPRKQRRVMPHREGFHANAHNVIKMDDHGNETRQAAGERSEQAPMSLDFSVFGMRPPNRPTINSADRSHLKKKLDLQFQLPEEEEE, encoded by the exons ATGGATCAGTTGTTGCCGAAGAAAGTAGCCGATCGCTATCTTAAGCGCGAAGTCCTTGGTGAAGGTACATACGGTGTCGTTTACAAAGCCATCGATACTCAG ACTGGGCAAGTAGTTGCTATCAAGAAAATTCGATTGGGGAAGCAGAAGGAAGGTGTCAATTTCACAGCTTTAAGGGAAATTAAGTTGCTCAAAGAGCTTAAGGATCCTAATATCATCGAGTTGATTGATGCATTCCCACACAAGGGGAACTTGAACCTTGTGTTTGAGTTCATGGAGACAGATCTTGAAGCTGTTATTCGTGATAGAAACATTGTTCTCTCCCCAGCTGACATCAAGTCTTACATCCAGATGACACTGAAGGGGCTTTCTTTTGTCCATAGAAAGTGGGTCCTGCAcag GGACATGAAACCGAACAACCTGCTAATTGAACCTGGTGGGCAACTTAAACTTGCAGATTTTGGGTTAGCTCGTATATTTGGGAGCCCTGATCGAAAGTTCACACATCAG GTTTTTGCTAGATGGTACAGAGCTCCTGAGCTTCTGTTTGGTGCCAAACAATATGGTCCAGGGGTGGATGTATGGGCTGCTGCATGTATATTTGCTGAGCTGCTTTTACGTCGACCTTTTCTGCAG GGAAACAGTGATATTGATCAACTGGGAAAGATCTTTGCGACTTTTGGGACGCCAAAGCCATCACAATGGTCTGATATGGTCTATCTTCCAGATTATGTGGAATATCAGCATGTGCCTGGTCAACCACTTCGTACACTGTTTCCCATGGCTAGTGATGATTGTTTGGACCTTTTAGGGAAGATGTTCATGTATGATCCTAAAGCAAGAATCTCAGCACAACAGGCTCTGGAGCATAG GTATTTTTCTTCCATACCTCCACCTACAGAACCTGCTTTGCTTCCAAGACCTCCACCGAAGAAGGAACCCTTCAATCCAAATGTCTCGGAATTTAATCCTCTGGTGGGACCAACAGTGTTGTCTCCTCCCAGAAAACAAAGAAGAGTCATGCCTCATCGTGAGGGCTTTCATGCAAATGCTCACAATGTGATCAAGATGGATGACCATGGCAATGAGACAAGGCAAGCAGCTGGGGAGAGAAGTGAGCAAGCTCCAATGTCTTTGGATTTTTCAGTTTTTGGCATGAGGCCACCAAATAGACCAACTATTAACAG